The Brassica napus cultivar Da-Ae chromosome C7, Da-Ae, whole genome shotgun sequence genomic interval attaatattgttgtagtatatttatatatgtgctagttatttaaaaaagttttatgaattcaaattagttatgacaaatataaggaccatattataaaatataaatagttttgaagttgagtttgaagttttacttttggagaacaacataacttcaaatatagagttttagaaacttcaaaatagagtttcttttttgagatgctcttagagtttaaattgattttgttAGATAGAGATGAAAGAACTGAAATTGCAGCTGCTCATCGTTCTCTTGTAagcttttgtcttcttcttgctcACGTCATTATTATATCTCGTCTCTCCCTCTCTGCTCTCGTTTCTCTATTTGTTCACGTCGTTGTCGTATCATGAGAAAGAGGGACAAACTCAACCCTAATTTTAATTTGCCcctaaattgatttttttttttaaagtaactCGGGTCGGGTGTTTATGAGTCGGATCGGGTTTAAGTTAATGGAGAATTACAGTTCACAAAACGCAATTTACAAATCtatagttttgtttttgaatttagATTAGAGAGGGAGATCTGTGTAGAATTAAAAAGAATGGGAAGAGTTATAAAGAGATTTTATATCTCTGAGTGGTATGGTAAGGAGTTGGATAGTATATGTGAGAATAAATAGGGTGATGATATTTACATGGAATTTTAGGCAGTCATCCCTATTATAAAACATCAATCTTTTGTATACAAGATAAAAAAGTAGAACATTAATGCATTTGTATGCAGAGGGAGTACTATTTTACCCTGATGCATGGTCTGAGTTCTTTCATGCATAAATGTTTTGAATTACATTTTCGCCATTATGAGATGTTTGTAAATTTGATCATAAATCGATAGTAACGTGGTGTTCGGTTGGACGGGATGTATTGGGATCCAATGCCACGACAGTGTATGGCCAAACTCTTGACAAATCATTGACTTTTGGATGGGCCTACTACTAGAAGAGAGCCCAAATAGACACATTCGTTTTTCTCCTTCATTTTATACAGCAAAATATACAAAGATTAATTAAATAATCTTGAGGTATCAAACCTAAAAAGAAAAGGGTTCCTGTTACAGAGGTCCCTTCTTCAACCTAAAAACCCACCAAAAGAAAATTCGAAGGAAGAAGAAACTTTCAAACTTCTGCTTCTTTAAATAATTTCACttagaaaaaccaaaaataaaagctCTGCAGAAGTCGGAGAAAGAAACCTTCAACTACTTCCCCTTCAAGTTATCACCATTCTCTCCCCATTCGTCTTTACCAAATATCTCCTCCATGATGTTAGAAGTTGGTAGAAGGTCGTTGTTCTTGGTCCAACAATCTGATGATGCGAGTCTTCCATCACAAGTATCAtcgaaagaaaacaaaccagaTCCGTGAGACCCTCTGTTTTCAACAGGGCTCTGAGCGAATACCAAATTGGAGTCATGCAACTCGAAGGACATACACGAGTCGTCTTCCACGTTCACCTCACCGCCTTCTCTTGAAACCTTATCCATATATACACAGTGAGCATCGTTAGCCGGtgagtcttcttcctcttcctcctcatcaTCGTCGCTGCTATtggtttcttcttcctcctcctcttcgtTATCTACATGTGAAGAGCTTTTCCCTTTGCAAAAGACGTCGTACTCCACTTGCCACTCGTCATCGTCGCTGTCAACGTCCAGGGTTTGAAGCCTGTTCTGGGTCGCTCGTCTCCGCAAGATGAAGACGTTGAAGTAGTAGCTAACAAGCTCCTTCATGGTTCTCGAAGGAAACGTCGCCTTTAACTGCTTCCAGAAATCGCGACCGAGCGAAACAGGATTGGAGTAGACAACTTTATGGAAGAGatcttcttcgtcttcactCCATAAGCTAATGACTTCGTCACCCATTTCACACAGCCCTAGCTCTGTAAACCTTTCATATCCAATAGCTTCGATCAAGCTCTCTCTCGCTTCCATGATGTGTCGCCGCACGCATCTGACTGTGTCTTTATCCGGGCAGAGACATTCCTTTCTTCCTTGACCGGCTCCACAAAGGTAC includes:
- the LOC106396802 gene encoding uncharacterized protein LOC106396802, translating into MGLKRPFDAEEMQECNAKHARQLTYHPVQFDQSMPFHVPLDKTAVLGEDLNGLCEKKPAWSNHAEKDYDTCAPFSWVSTGLCQEDAQTQSSLSHESSGSDLTWRPLSPMEDVYTSLMNQPPRKQVPVGSNHQASIPECEIPVQTNDDLERKLMGKCIIPMPDSYLCGAGQGRKECLCPDKDTVRCVRRHIMEARESLIEAIGYERFTELGLCEMGDEVISLWSEDEEDLFHKVVYSNPVSLGRDFWKQLKATFPSRTMKELVSYYFNVFILRRRATQNRLQTLDVDSDDDEWQVEYDVFCKGKSSSHVDNEEEEEEETNSSDDDEEEEEEDSPANDAHCVYMDKVSREGGEVNVEDDSCMSFELHDSNLVFAQSPVENRGSHGSGLFSFDDTCDGRLASSDCWTKNNDLLPTSNIMEEIFGKDEWGENGDNLKGK